Part of the Deltaproteobacteria bacterium genome, ACATCTTATCTTTCAATTCAAAAATGATGCGCTCGGCCATCTTTTTCCCCACGCCGGGGATGCCGGTAAGCCGGGCGAAGTCCTGAGCCGAGATGGCGGAACAGAGCTCATCGGCTGAGATCCCTGAAAGGATGTTGATCGCCAGTCTCGGTCCGATACCGGAGACGCTGATGATGGTCTTGAATATCTCTTTCTCCCGTGTGGTGAGAAATCCGAAGAGATTGATAAGGTCTTCCTTCACGTGGGTGTAAATGGCGAGGGTGACGGGCTGTCCCGTTTCAGGGAGGTTGTAGAAGGTGCTCAGCGGGATGTACACGCCGTAGCCGACACCCTGGACGTCCACCACGATGTAGTGAGCCGATTTTTCTGATAATGTTCCTCGTATGCTGGCGATCATTTACAGTGCTTCCGACTTTGAAAAATGTGCATGACAGATTGCGACGGCGAGGGCGTCCGCTGCATCGGCGGGTGGAAGTTCGGTAAGATTGAGGATCGCCCTGACCATGAACTGAACCTGGCTCTTTTCGGCACGGCCGTAACCGACAACAGCCTTTTTTATTTCCAGCGGTGTGTACTCGTATATGGGGATGCCCCTCATGGGCGCGATGAGTATCGCGACCCCCCGGGCCTGCCCCTGTTTAATGAGGCTTTTGATGTTCTTCCCGTAGAATATGTCTTCTATCGCTATGGCATCGGGTCTGACATCATCCACAACCCTGCAGAGCCCGTCATAGATGCCTTGAAGGGACGCCGAGCATGATTCGCCCCTCCCGATCTTTATTTCGCCATAGAGAATACTGGAAATTCCATCCCTGTTCTTTTCGACCGCCCCGTAGCCCGTTACTTTCGTTCCCGGGTCTATACCCAGAACTTTCACTTTCTCTTCTCCCCGGGTCCTTTATTCCTCACTCAGCTTCTCCATGATTTCATCGGGTATGTCGAAGTTCGCGTAAACATGCTGCACATCGTCGTTGTCTTCCATCTTTTCCATAAGGCGCAGCATCTGGGCCGCTTTGTGCTCGTCGAGCTTCACCGTTGTCTGGGGCATCATGCCCACTTCTGCCAGAATATAAGGGATGCCGGCTTCGTCGATCTTGTTCTTCACATCCTCGAACGATGCAGGGTCCGTTCTCACTTCCCACTCGGTTTCCATTTCAACGACGTCCTCCGCCCCCGCCTCAAGAGCCAGTTCCATGACCCGGTCTTCCGTAACGACGGATTTGTCGAAGACGATATTCCCTTTTTTTTCGAACATCCAGGCGACGCAGCCGTTTTCACCCAGGTTCCCTCCCTGTTTCGAGAAGATGTGACGGATGTCGGAAACGGTCCTGTTCTTGTTATCCGTCATGACTTCAACAAGGACGGCGACTCCTCCCGGTCCGTATCCTTCATAGGTGACTTCTTCGTAAGCGGAACCGCCATCAAGCTCTCCGGCCCCTTTCTTGATCGCCTTTTCTATGTTGTCCTTGGGCATGTTTTCGGCCTTGGCGCTGAGAATTGCCTGCCGTAGTCGCGGATTTCCTTCCGGGTCGCCGCCGCCGAGACGGGCGGCGAGGGTG contains:
- the ruvA gene encoding Holliday junction branch migration protein RuvA; this translates as MIASIRGTLSEKSAHYIVVDVQGVGYGVYIPLSTFYNLPETGQPVTLAIYTHVKEDLINLFGFLTTREKEIFKTIISVSGIGPRLAINILSGISADELCSAISAQDFARLTGIPGVGKKMAERIIFELKDKMFAVMSEISDREPGRQQPVKEDALSALMNLGYRKKAAEDALDIVLRGAGGTATLEELLTESLKILSN
- a CDS encoding YebC/PmpR family DNA-binding transcriptional regulator, whose amino-acid sequence is MSGHSKWSTIKHKKGAADAKRGKVFTKIIKEITLAARLGGGDPEGNPRLRQAILSAKAENMPKDNIEKAIKKGAGELDGGSAYEEVTYEGYGPGGVAVLVEVMTDNKNRTVSDIRHIFSKQGGNLGENGCVAWMFEKKGNIVFDKSVVTEDRVMELALEAGAEDVVEMETEWEVRTDPASFEDVKNKIDEAGIPYILAEVGMMPQTTVKLDEHKAAQMLRLMEKMEDNDDVQHVYANFDIPDEIMEKLSEE
- the ruvC gene encoding crossover junction endodeoxyribonuclease RuvC; translated protein: MKVLGIDPGTKVTGYGAVEKNRDGISSILYGEIKIGRGESCSASLQGIYDGLCRVVDDVRPDAIAIEDIFYGKNIKSLIKQGQARGVAILIAPMRGIPIYEYTPLEIKKAVVGYGRAEKSQVQFMVRAILNLTELPPADAADALAVAICHAHFSKSEAL